The following are encoded together in the Coturnix japonica isolate 7356 chromosome 8, Coturnix japonica 2.1, whole genome shotgun sequence genome:
- the CACYBP gene encoding calcyclin-binding protein, translated as MAAAREELQKDLEEVKELLVKTTRKRLRDVLMMEKHKLELEIKNQPLPKPKDVIEEEKSSLGGYTVKINNYGWDQSDKFIKIYVSLNGVQKLPAENVQVNFTERSFDLLVKNLNGKNYTMTFNNLLKPISVEGSSRKIKTDTVLVMCKKKREEKWDCLTQVEKESKEKEKAAYDTSDPSEGLMNLLKKMYAEGDDEMKRTINKAWVESREKQSKGDIPMDI; from the exons ATGGCTGCTGCTAGAGAGGAG ctgcagaaggatTTGGAGGAGGTGAAAGAGCTGCTTGTGAAAACCACGAGGAAGCGGCTTCGTGATGTTCTGATGATGGAAAAGCACAAACTAGAACTAGAGATCAAGAATCAGCCTCTGCCAAAGCCTAAAGATGTGATAGAGGAAGAAAAGTCGTCGCTGGGAGGGTACACTGTGAAAATCAACAATTACG GTTGGGATCAGTCAGATAAGTTTATTAAGATTTATGTCTCTTTAAATGGAGTCCAGAAGCTTCCAGCTGAGAACGTGCAGGTGAATTTCACAGAGAG GTCATTTGATCTGCTAGTGAAGAATCTGAATGGGAAGAACTACACCATGACCTTCAACAACCTCCTGAAGCCCATCTCTGTGGAAGGCAGCTCCAGAAAG ATAAAGACAGACACAGTCCTTGTGATGTGTAAGAAGAAGCGGGAGGAGAAATGGGACTGTCTCACtcaagtggaaaaagaaagcaaagagaaaga GAAAGCTGCCTATGACACCTCAGATCCCAGCGAAGGGCTTATGAACCTCTTAAAGAAGATGTATGCAGAAGGAGATGATGAAATGAAGCGCACCATCAAcaaggcctgggttgaaagcagagaaaagcaatccAAAGGGGACATACCGATGGATATCTGA
- the MRPS14 gene encoding 28S ribosomal protein S14, mitochondrial translates to MAASLLCWALRAARHVLPSQTRSYYVDWRMLRDVKRRKMAYEYADERLRINAIRKNSILPKELQEVADREIAALPRDSCHVRIHNRCVLTSRPRGVKRRWRLSRIVFRHFADHAQMSGIQRAMW, encoded by the exons atggcggcgTCCTTGTTGTGCTGGGCCCTGAGGGCCGCTCGCCATGTTCTCCCAAGCCAAACGCGGAGCTACTACGTGGACTGGAGGATGCTGCGAGACgtgaagagaaggaagatggcCTACGAGTACGCGGACGAGCGGCTGAGGATCAACGCCATCCGTAAGAACTCCATCCTGCCCAAGGAGCTGCAG GAGGTGGCTGATAGAGAGATCGCTGCCTTGCCCCGGGACAGCTGCCATGTGAGGATCCACAATAGGTGCGTCCTGACATCCCGCCCTCGGGGGGTGAAGCGGCGTTGGAGGCTCAGCAGGATTGTGTTCCGCCACTTTGCTGACCACGCTCAGATGTCTGGGATACAGAGAGCCATGTGGTAG